The proteins below are encoded in one region of Flavobacterium nackdongense:
- a CDS encoding XdhC family protein yields the protein MTFEFKNCIHSFKKAQKKGIKTVMATLVALEGSSYRKPGVRMLLCEDGKHTGAISGGCVEKEIQKQAESVFQTNQPKMMTYDGRYRLGCEGTLYILIETFHPEEALLQAFENAVAGRKPLQIKTYYERQLGNSDHWGSQISFDTNKWFALANTSQAESKARTTALVLEQQLQPCFRLIIVGAEHDAVHLCLLASVLGWEVVLVASALSTKTPLDFPGVHQLLKLEPNEVQQQAFDEQTAIVLMTHSYARDLQYLLAIKDCQAAYIGLLGAKARGQKLINELVEQQPELEEAFLEKIHSPAGLDIGSITPQEIALSICSEILSESRKREAGSGKQEVRRGREPTTINNKP from the coding sequence ATGACCTTCGAGTTCAAAAACTGCATCCATAGCTTCAAGAAAGCCCAAAAAAAAGGCATCAAAACCGTAATGGCCACTTTGGTAGCCTTAGAAGGATCCTCCTATCGAAAGCCGGGCGTGCGCATGCTCCTCTGCGAGGACGGCAAGCATACCGGCGCCATCAGTGGCGGTTGCGTTGAAAAAGAAATCCAAAAGCAAGCCGAATCCGTATTTCAGACCAACCAACCCAAGATGATGACCTATGACGGCCGGTATCGCTTGGGTTGCGAGGGAACCCTCTACATATTGATAGAGACTTTCCATCCCGAGGAGGCTTTGCTTCAGGCATTCGAAAATGCAGTTGCAGGGCGAAAACCATTGCAAATCAAGACCTATTATGAGCGACAATTAGGCAACAGTGACCATTGGGGCTCCCAAATCTCCTTCGACACCAACAAGTGGTTCGCTTTGGCCAACACCTCCCAAGCCGAATCCAAGGCGAGGACTACCGCCTTAGTGCTCGAACAGCAACTGCAACCTTGTTTCCGCTTGATTATTGTCGGCGCCGAACACGATGCGGTGCATTTGTGTTTGCTAGCCTCGGTTTTGGGTTGGGAAGTAGTTCTTGTGGCAAGTGCCCTCAGCACCAAAACGCCCCTTGACTTTCCAGGTGTGCACCAACTCCTCAAACTCGAACCCAACGAAGTGCAACAGCAAGCATTTGACGAGCAAACGGCTATCGTATTGATGACCCACAGTTATGCCCGCGACCTGCAGTATTTATTAGCCATCAAGGATTGTCAAGCCGCCTACATTGGGTTGCTTGGCGCCAAGGCAAGAGGACAAAAATTAATCAATGAATTGGTAGAACAGCAACCCGAACTAGAGGAAGCCTTTTTAGAAAAAATCCACAGCCCAGCAGGACTTGACATCGGATCCATAACACCCCAAGAAATCGCCTTATCCATTTGTTCCGAAATACTGTCTGAAAGCAGGAAGCGGGAAGCGGGAAGCGGGAAGCAGGAAGTTAGAAGAGGAAGAGAACCCACAACCATAAACAATAAACCATAA
- a CDS encoding T9SS type A sorting domain-containing protein: MKSKLLNRKKFNLLVCSLSFLFCLNLCFAQNPPSATDIATDGDYRSKATGTWNTASTWETRTAGAWAEATAAPGATNTVYIQSGHTVTVDALSVSCYSLHISATVTGTTGVLAVGAGNTVNVNGKIRCYTGTAVTGIADGSYLGTDSTGTLSAMITPPNSSTIKFVGATRGITFTGEWNAVSTNNGAEFALDAGATGILNSGIRFNPLTFSSGKVDAKNALSSTGPTTIKNGAIVTSTRTGTSPVINLGTTITIDNGGTLELKGAVPNLSLSGLFTNNGTIIYAAASGTQKALSSDTAGANPFLNYNNLVVNSTATLVIPALKNIEISGILTNSGVITNSGILTLKSTSSGSASLVSSSSVANVQLQRYLSSNQRGWRLLSNPLDSKTFSTLATDSGITLGTNYTGEYVSGTNTWTSTDGSASMDTQKAYKVFITGLSGEAPAYATGPSNVTLVNKGTAANVAPASIATTAGQFYLLANPYTAPVSVSSIIAASTGLSNTVSYYNPNNAATDVKVKAGGYDTPTVSGAAGSATDVVIPAMGAIFVQATADGSINVPTSAIFTGTPLQTGTYNHKVAQKNGAATPSLKLEINSDGIYYDALALRFRATTDGSSNIDFGKLPNSILDTYSIAGTNKMAVSELELAAQTIPLGITSSIQKNYTVRVTENSIPAGFEAVLVDTYLNTNTDLTQGTDYVFTIDSNPASQGNARFAINLRTASSLGVSVNELDSKIQLWPNPARAEVNITNGQNTTDGASRIEISNLNGQLIHSQKSNPGTTTTIQTKAWSAGVYILKASNNGTATTKKLIIQ, encoded by the coding sequence ATGAAATCAAAATTACTGAATCGAAAAAAGTTCAACTTACTAGTGTGCAGTTTGAGCTTTTTATTTTGTCTGAATTTATGTTTTGCGCAAAATCCGCCCTCAGCAACCGATATTGCTACAGACGGCGATTACCGATCTAAAGCAACTGGGACTTGGAATACTGCATCTACCTGGGAAACAAGAACTGCTGGGGCTTGGGCTGAGGCAACCGCTGCTCCTGGAGCAACAAACACGGTGTACATACAATCAGGCCATACTGTCACTGTTGATGCCCTTTCAGTATCTTGTTATAGTTTGCATATTAGCGCTACAGTAACTGGTACCACAGGAGTTCTTGCAGTTGGAGCAGGAAATACGGTCAATGTTAATGGAAAAATTAGATGTTATACGGGGACAGCTGTTACTGGAATTGCAGACGGTTCGTATTTAGGTACAGATTCTACCGGTACGCTCTCGGCTATGATCACCCCGCCAAACAGCAGCACAATAAAATTTGTTGGAGCTACGAGAGGGATTACATTTACTGGTGAATGGAATGCAGTTTCAACAAATAATGGCGCAGAATTTGCATTGGACGCTGGTGCAACTGGAATTTTAAATAGTGGAATCAGATTTAATCCGCTTACATTTTCAAGCGGAAAAGTCGATGCAAAGAATGCTCTGTCAAGTACAGGACCAACTACAATAAAAAATGGAGCTATTGTAACTTCAACAAGAACAGGTACTTCTCCAGTTATCAATCTGGGTACGACTATAACCATCGACAATGGTGGTACTTTGGAACTAAAAGGAGCAGTTCCTAATTTATCATTAAGTGGATTATTTACCAACAATGGTACTATTATCTATGCTGCTGCGAGTGGAACGCAAAAAGCGCTTTCCAGCGATACTGCTGGAGCTAACCCATTTTTAAATTACAATAATTTAGTAGTAAATTCTACAGCAACACTTGTTATACCAGCGTTAAAAAACATAGAAATTTCAGGGATTTTAACCAATAGCGGAGTAATTACAAATAGCGGCATTTTAACTCTTAAGTCAACTAGCTCGGGCTCTGCAAGTTTAGTGAGTTCTAGTAGCGTTGCTAATGTGCAACTACAACGCTATTTGAGCAGCAACCAACGCGGCTGGAGGCTGTTGAGCAATCCATTGGATTCTAAAACGTTTAGTACTTTAGCAACAGATAGCGGGATTACTTTAGGTACTAATTATACAGGAGAATATGTTTCTGGCACCAACACTTGGACTAGTACAGATGGTTCGGCTTCTATGGATACGCAAAAAGCGTATAAAGTATTTATTACAGGTCTTAGTGGAGAAGCTCCTGCTTATGCTACTGGACCTTCGAATGTAACTTTGGTGAACAAAGGAACGGCAGCTAATGTCGCGCCTGCTTCAATCGCTACTACTGCAGGTCAATTTTACTTGTTAGCCAATCCTTATACAGCTCCTGTGAGCGTTTCCAGTATAATTGCTGCAAGTACTGGATTAAGCAATACCGTTTCTTACTACAATCCGAACAATGCTGCTACAGATGTAAAAGTAAAAGCTGGAGGGTATGACACTCCAACTGTTTCAGGAGCTGCTGGGAGCGCTACTGACGTCGTCATTCCTGCCATGGGTGCGATTTTTGTTCAAGCTACTGCAGATGGTAGTATCAACGTTCCTACATCAGCAATATTCACTGGAACTCCATTGCAAACTGGTACCTACAATCATAAAGTGGCACAAAAAAATGGTGCTGCAACCCCTTCCTTAAAACTAGAAATAAACAGTGATGGTATTTATTATGATGCTTTAGCCTTGCGATTCAGAGCAACGACTGATGGTAGCAGCAATATCGATTTTGGAAAATTACCGAATTCCATATTAGACACCTATAGCATCGCGGGAACCAACAAAATGGCGGTTTCCGAATTGGAATTGGCGGCTCAAACTATTCCGCTTGGAATAACTTCCAGTATTCAAAAGAATTATACGGTTAGAGTAACTGAAAACAGTATTCCAGCTGGTTTTGAAGCAGTTCTTGTTGATACTTACTTGAACACCAATACGGATTTGACTCAAGGAACTGACTATGTTTTTACGATCGATAGCAACCCAGCCAGTCAAGGAAATGCTCGTTTCGCCATCAATTTAAGAACAGCTAGTTCTTTAGGAGTTAGCGTAAACGAATTGGATTCAAAAATTCAATTGTGGCCAAACCCTGCTCGTGCTGAAGTGAACATCACCAACGGACAAAATACCACCGATGGCGCTTCAAGAATTGAAATTAGTAATCTAAACGGACAACTGATTCATTCTCAAAAATCGAATCCAGGAACCACTACCACCATTCAAACGAAAGCTTGGTCTGCGGGAGTTTATATCCTAAAAGCATCGAACAACGGAACTGCAACTACTAAAAAACTAATTATTCAATAA
- a CDS encoding GH92 family glycosyl hydrolase, with product MKKIIGLSLFQIVFLVSSCPAQKKSTSKTTDPTQYVNTFIGTGGHGHTFPGATLPYGMVQLSPDTRTLEWDACGGYHYTDSSIMGFSHTHLSGTGISDLGDVLFMPFTGTPKLQVGTPEDPDSGYRSRFSHQDEKAEPGYYSVLLKDDNIKAALTATTRAGFHQYTYYNAGPSGIIIDLAHTIYEDKKPDQEIRIISNTEIQGYKKSSGWAVDQNLFFHAKFSQPFTCVFYDNGKKIDTKDLAKASHLVAVLTFDIQKGEQILAKVGISAVDNWGAQQNLEKEIPNWDFEGVKKAAHELWQKELSKINIAGGTTDEKTIFYTSLYHTAISPNLFTDVDFRYRGMDKKIKNSNGKNSYTVFSLWDTFRAFNPLKTILDPERTNDFINTLLHKYDEGGVLPMWELVANYTGCMIGYHSVPVVVDAYNKGIRNFDVDKAYKAMKEAASYNRSGILFPNEDVANRLMPKAKLYNEQLGYIPSDLEKQSVSKALEYAYDDWCIAQMAKDLGKTEDYTLFMERSKRYKTYYDTTTGFMRGKNQDGSWRTPFDPRFSQHNVNDYTEGNAYQWTWFVPQDVAGLVELMGGKTAFIKNLDKLFSTSSALTGGTVSSDITGLIGQYAHGNEPSHHITHLYNFVGESWKTQKLTDDIMKTLYFNNPNGLAGNEDCGQMSAWYVLNAMGFYSFCPGDNTYSIGRPLFDTVSIPLANGKTFQIKTKNNSANNKYIQSAKLNGVPLKKPFFSHQDLVNGGVLEFEMGNTINKTVFTN from the coding sequence ATGAAGAAAATAATAGGACTCAGCCTTTTTCAAATCGTCTTTTTGGTGAGCAGTTGCCCTGCCCAAAAAAAGAGTACTTCAAAAACAACAGACCCTACCCAATACGTCAACACTTTTATTGGCACAGGAGGCCACGGTCATACTTTTCCGGGGGCAACCCTACCCTATGGAATGGTGCAATTAAGTCCTGATACGCGAACCCTAGAATGGGATGCTTGCGGGGGCTATCATTATACCGATAGTTCTATCATGGGTTTTTCGCATACCCATTTGAGTGGCACAGGAATCAGCGATTTGGGCGATGTGCTGTTTATGCCCTTTACAGGAACGCCAAAACTCCAAGTAGGAACTCCCGAAGATCCTGATTCAGGCTACCGTTCCCGATTCAGCCATCAGGATGAAAAGGCAGAGCCTGGCTATTATAGTGTGCTATTGAAAGATGATAACATTAAAGCAGCACTAACCGCAACGACCCGCGCTGGATTTCATCAATATACTTATTATAATGCAGGTCCCTCTGGTATTATCATTGATTTGGCACACACCATTTATGAAGATAAAAAGCCAGACCAAGAAATACGCATCATTAGCAATACTGAAATTCAAGGCTACAAAAAATCGAGTGGTTGGGCCGTAGACCAAAATCTGTTTTTTCACGCTAAGTTCAGCCAACCCTTTACTTGTGTTTTCTATGATAATGGAAAAAAAATAGATACTAAAGACCTTGCCAAAGCCAGTCATCTGGTGGCTGTTTTAACTTTTGACATCCAAAAAGGGGAACAAATCTTGGCCAAAGTAGGCATTTCAGCTGTGGATAATTGGGGTGCTCAACAGAATTTAGAAAAAGAAATCCCCAATTGGGACTTTGAGGGAGTCAAAAAGGCAGCGCACGAACTTTGGCAAAAGGAGCTTAGCAAAATCAACATTGCGGGCGGCACCACCGATGAAAAAACCATTTTTTACACCTCCCTGTACCATACGGCAATCAGTCCGAACCTATTCACCGATGTCGATTTTCGCTATCGTGGTATGGATAAAAAAATAAAAAACTCTAATGGCAAAAATTCCTATACTGTGTTTTCGCTTTGGGACACTTTTAGAGCCTTCAATCCCCTAAAAACCATTTTGGATCCCGAGCGAACCAATGATTTCATCAATACCTTGCTTCACAAGTATGACGAAGGAGGAGTTTTGCCAATGTGGGAGTTAGTTGCCAATTACACCGGCTGCATGATCGGCTACCATTCGGTTCCCGTTGTTGTCGATGCCTACAATAAAGGGATTCGCAACTTCGATGTAGATAAAGCGTACAAAGCCATGAAAGAAGCGGCTAGCTACAATCGCAGCGGCATCCTTTTTCCCAATGAAGACGTCGCCAATAGGCTGATGCCAAAAGCGAAATTGTACAACGAACAATTGGGTTATATTCCGTCGGATCTCGAAAAACAGTCGGTTTCCAAAGCGCTGGAATATGCTTATGATGATTGGTGTATTGCGCAAATGGCGAAAGACTTGGGCAAAACAGAAGATTATACCCTATTTATGGAACGTTCCAAACGATACAAAACCTATTACGATACCACAACAGGATTTATGCGCGGTAAAAATCAGGATGGGAGTTGGAGAACGCCTTTTGACCCTCGCTTTTCGCAGCACAATGTCAATGATTATACCGAAGGCAATGCCTATCAATGGACTTGGTTTGTACCGCAAGATGTAGCAGGCTTGGTCGAACTGATGGGTGGTAAAACCGCTTTTATCAAAAATCTGGACAAGCTGTTTTCGACCAGTTCAGCGTTGACAGGCGGCACCGTATCGAGCGATATCACTGGATTGATTGGTCAATATGCGCACGGAAACGAGCCCAGCCACCACATCACACATTTGTACAACTTTGTTGGTGAATCTTGGAAAACCCAAAAACTAACTGACGATATCATGAAAACCTTGTATTTCAACAATCCCAATGGCTTGGCAGGCAACGAAGACTGTGGTCAAATGTCGGCTTGGTATGTGCTAAATGCGATGGGATTTTACTCTTTTTGCCCGGGTGACAACACCTACTCTATCGGTCGTCCGCTATTTGATACCGTCAGTATTCCGCTTGCCAATGGCAAAACCTTCCAAATCAAAACCAAGAATAATAGCGCCAACAATAAATATATTCAATCGGCCAAACTCAATGGAGTGCCCTTGAAAAAACCATTTTTTAGTCATCAAGACCTGGTCAACGGCGGTGTTTTAGAATTTGAAATGGGCAATACCATCAACAAAACCGTGTTTACGAATTAA
- a CDS encoding glycoside hydrolase family 71/99-like protein, producing the protein MKTKIILILLASFLFAVRSNAQNKHRKDSKYPNYKGLLMAGYQGWFRAPKDGIMYPDETKMRIDMWPEVSEYQKTYPTGLKLADGSTARFFSSDDASTVDLHFKWMKEYQLDGVFMQRFFNATDVKARHTGATNVLRNAIAAASKYERALGVMYDLSGLKAQGEDCSKLIEDWKYLVDSLKVTNPSGTNTYILHNGKPLVTIWGLGFPDREYNIRQIGIDRFIDFLKNDPKYGGCAVMLGVPTYWRDLNSDCASDPYLHELIKQADIVLPWTVQRFSPLLHNDMDRYRDLILGDIKWCKENRLDYVPCVTPGFSWHNLSKFEFPDDIKPVGSIPRQGGRFYWQQIATAIKAGATMLYIAMFDEVNEGTAIFKCSDTPPVSTTAKFITMDGKPSDTYLWLTGQAGKMLRKEIPFSAQMPYRDTSSTSK; encoded by the coding sequence ATGAAAACAAAAATCATCCTCATTCTTCTCGCTTCCTTCCTTTTTGCTGTTCGTTCCAATGCCCAAAACAAGCATCGTAAAGACAGTAAATATCCCAATTACAAAGGACTACTAATGGCTGGCTATCAAGGTTGGTTTCGCGCACCGAAGGATGGAATTATGTATCCCGACGAAACCAAAATGCGCATCGATATGTGGCCCGAGGTTTCCGAATATCAAAAAACCTATCCTACCGGCTTGAAATTGGCCGATGGTTCTACCGCTCGATTTTTTAGTTCGGATGATGCGAGTACGGTCGATCTGCATTTCAAATGGATGAAAGAATACCAACTCGATGGTGTTTTTATGCAGCGGTTTTTCAATGCTACTGATGTAAAAGCGCGACATACAGGCGCGACAAATGTATTGCGAAATGCCATCGCTGCTGCCTCCAAATACGAACGAGCCTTAGGCGTTATGTATGACCTTTCGGGACTTAAAGCGCAGGGTGAAGATTGTTCTAAACTCATCGAGGATTGGAAATACTTGGTCGATTCGTTGAAAGTGACCAATCCATCGGGTACCAACACTTATATTTTGCACAACGGCAAGCCCCTGGTGACTATTTGGGGATTGGGTTTTCCGGATCGTGAGTACAACATTCGCCAGATCGGAATAGACCGCTTTATCGACTTCTTGAAAAATGACCCAAAATATGGGGGATGCGCCGTGATGTTAGGCGTTCCCACCTATTGGCGCGATTTAAATTCGGATTGCGCTTCGGATCCTTACCTGCATGAATTAATCAAACAAGCGGATATTGTTTTGCCCTGGACGGTGCAACGTTTTTCTCCCCTTTTGCACAATGACATGGATCGCTACCGTGACCTAATACTGGGCGACATCAAATGGTGTAAAGAGAACCGATTGGATTATGTGCCTTGCGTTACGCCCGGTTTTAGCTGGCACAATTTGAGCAAATTTGAATTTCCCGATGACATCAAACCGGTAGGATCGATTCCCCGACAGGGCGGACGATTTTATTGGCAACAAATTGCGACGGCAATCAAAGCGGGTGCGACGATGCTCTACATCGCGATGTTTGACGAGGTCAATGAAGGAACGGCCATTTTCAAATGCAGCGATACGCCGCCGGTAAGCACGACCGCTAAATTTATCACGATGGACGGAAAACCTTCGGACACTTATTTGTGGCTAACAGGCCAAGCTGGAAAAATGTTGCGCAAGGAAATACCTTTTTCTGCCCAAATGCCCTATCGAGATACTTCATCAACTTCAAAATAA
- a CDS encoding MFS transporter — protein sequence MAKKWNWKGILPIIIAFMVMGFVDIVAVAIHHFKLDFALADSLSSLLPFLIFVWFLILALPAAAIQHRLGKKNMLSLGIGIAAVGMLIPIFEHSIRALVTAFTLVGIGNTMGQVAANPLLQGLAGIQKLPRLMNAVHFFKVLVLVIGLVILPFFASELGDWRFVFALYTLISVLAIAGLCTTKIEKTGGTRARFSVQSTLGLLKKPAILMMVLGLFLAVGADVGMYSSIENYLNFVFGLSVEKASIGLNYYFTAILLSRFLGTVLLVRFPARMLLIASSSLALFGIVLLLFAPSPSIGLIAIVLLGFGIGNCFPLIFSITLTKMPEKANELSGLLVMAVSGGAFIPYLMELISQNYDTLISLIVVIVCLAYLFTISVFESFKRQQLKKYRAHYVSQF from the coding sequence ATGGCTAAAAAATGGAATTGGAAAGGGATACTTCCTATCATAATCGCTTTTATGGTGATGGGCTTTGTGGACATTGTTGCGGTAGCGATCCATCATTTCAAATTGGACTTTGCACTAGCTGATTCGCTCAGTTCGTTGCTGCCCTTCTTGATTTTTGTATGGTTTTTAATTTTAGCCTTGCCCGCAGCCGCAATCCAACACCGCCTTGGTAAAAAAAACATGCTGAGTTTGGGTATAGGAATCGCAGCCGTGGGGATGCTCATTCCAATATTTGAACATTCGATAAGGGCATTGGTAACGGCATTTACATTGGTGGGAATAGGTAACACGATGGGTCAAGTGGCGGCCAACCCACTGCTACAGGGGCTTGCTGGAATCCAAAAATTGCCGCGATTGATGAATGCAGTACATTTTTTCAAAGTACTTGTGCTGGTTATAGGACTTGTAATTTTACCATTTTTTGCCTCCGAATTAGGCGATTGGCGTTTCGTATTTGCCTTGTACACATTAATTTCTGTGTTAGCTATAGCGGGGTTGTGTACAACAAAAATCGAAAAGACAGGCGGTACGAGGGCGCGGTTCTCGGTCCAATCGACCCTGGGCCTGCTCAAAAAGCCAGCGATTTTGATGATGGTTTTAGGCCTTTTTCTCGCAGTCGGGGCCGATGTTGGAATGTATTCCAGTATTGAAAATTATTTGAATTTTGTTTTTGGTTTATCTGTTGAAAAAGCCAGTATTGGTCTGAATTATTATTTTACTGCCATACTACTAAGTCGTTTCCTTGGCACAGTTCTATTGGTAAGGTTTCCAGCGCGAATGTTGCTCATCGCATCCTCATCTTTGGCACTTTTCGGAATTGTTTTGCTACTTTTTGCGCCGAGTCCGTCCATCGGGCTGATTGCAATTGTGCTGCTTGGTTTCGGAATTGGCAACTGCTTTCCTTTAATTTTTTCGATAACACTAACCAAAATGCCTGAAAAAGCCAATGAATTATCGGGTTTGCTCGTGATGGCGGTATCCGGAGGCGCTTTCATCCCATACTTGATGGAACTGATTAGCCAAAACTATGATACCCTTATCAGTTTAATTGTGGTCATTGTATGCTTGGCCTATTTATTTACAATTTCGGTTTTTGAAAGTTTTAAACGCCAACAATTGAAAAAATACCGAGCGCATTACGTGTCCCAATTCTAA
- a CDS encoding T9SS type A sorting domain-containing protein has product MKNTYFLKAVFTLILCGFFSMTYAGTIYLSATGNDSNNGLSMGTAVKSFSVAQGLAADGDTIMVSGLIDFVNDPGNTATTTTSGPSTTNKVGIVITKNLNIQGTSSDTDGFQGVDTQTFINTRFIQLTADFTLGLKNLKLINGALITDLTTVAAGGGAILMTNGAIVAENVVFDSNTTSGHSAISGGAIYIGGSNGSGKATSFKNCVFNANEGTKGGPIYIQSVGNGGKITFEGCAITNNLANGTTGGSAFYIRFNAPTGKPEINIINCTIRGNKVTANNANGGAINWSAKTPNTAYVNIVNSTITENTTGGSSTAGAGIYFAFGTNATGNYGNLTVSNCIVEGNKTDAGVASDMQVKADAATGTAPENTVGYIAVKNSMIGAVTSLAANVPTANITDATYYNYITTLTPDLKAMLVRNNPDDLKVRYYTLGDGSPAITFGKSTFLSPITTDQLGKTRPSTTDISAGSVEKNPVLGLRKNLDSAILVYRNANNQITVENSTNDYTGSITVYNTLGQVVAKTAATGARTTIEKSLNAGVYIVRLNTTAGSAAKKVIIN; this is encoded by the coding sequence ATGAAAAACACTTACTTTTTGAAAGCGGTATTCACACTGATTTTATGTGGATTCTTTTCGATGACCTACGCGGGTACCATTTACTTGTCTGCCACTGGTAATGACAGTAATAATGGACTGAGCATGGGTACGGCAGTAAAATCATTCTCGGTTGCGCAAGGATTGGCTGCAGATGGCGATACTATAATGGTTTCGGGGCTTATAGATTTTGTTAATGATCCTGGAAATACTGCTACTACAACTACATCTGGTCCTTCAACAACGAACAAAGTTGGAATCGTAATAACAAAAAACTTAAACATCCAAGGGACTTCATCGGATACAGATGGATTTCAAGGAGTGGATACCCAAACTTTTATAAATACAAGATTTATTCAATTAACTGCTGATTTTACCCTTGGCTTAAAAAATCTAAAATTAATCAATGGAGCGCTAATAACTGATCTCACAACTGTTGCGGCGGGAGGTGGTGCTATTTTGATGACTAATGGAGCTATTGTTGCTGAAAATGTAGTTTTTGATTCAAACACAACATCAGGGCATTCAGCGATAAGTGGAGGTGCAATTTACATTGGTGGTTCTAATGGATCAGGAAAAGCTACATCTTTCAAAAACTGTGTTTTCAATGCAAACGAAGGGACAAAAGGAGGTCCAATTTACATCCAAAGCGTTGGTAACGGTGGAAAGATCACTTTTGAGGGTTGTGCCATAACTAACAATTTAGCCAATGGTACTACAGGAGGTTCTGCTTTCTACATTCGTTTTAACGCTCCAACAGGAAAACCTGAAATTAACATCATCAATTGTACTATAAGAGGTAATAAAGTGACTGCTAATAATGCAAATGGTGGAGCCATCAACTGGAGTGCAAAAACACCTAATACAGCCTATGTGAACATTGTAAACAGTACCATTACCGAAAATACTACTGGAGGAAGTTCTACTGCTGGTGCTGGAATATATTTTGCATTCGGAACTAATGCAACAGGAAATTATGGTAATTTAACTGTGAGTAATTGTATCGTAGAAGGAAACAAAACAGATGCAGGTGTTGCAAGTGATATGCAGGTTAAAGCTGATGCTGCAACGGGTACAGCTCCTGAAAATACTGTTGGTTATATAGCTGTCAAAAATTCAATGATAGGTGCTGTAACATCCCTTGCGGCTAATGTACCAACAGCTAATATAACTGATGCTACTTATTATAACTACATTACTACTCTTACTCCAGATTTGAAAGCGATGCTTGTAAGAAATAATCCAGACGATCTTAAAGTAAGATATTATACTTTAGGAGATGGATCACCAGCGATTACTTTCGGGAAATCAACATTTTTAAGTCCAATTACTACTGACCAATTAGGCAAAACACGTCCTTCTACTACTGATATTAGTGCTGGTTCAGTAGAGAAAAATCCTGTACTAGGATTGAGAAAAAATCTTGACAGTGCTATCCTAGTCTATCGCAATGCCAACAACCAAATTACCGTTGAAAACAGCACTAACGACTACACTGGGTCGATCACGGTGTACAATACACTTGGTCAAGTGGTAGCCAAAACAGCGGCTACAGGAGCAAGAACTACCATTGAAAAATCATTGAACGCAGGAGTTTACATCGTTAGGTTAAACACTACAGCGGGTTCAGCTGCGAAAAAAGTAATTATTAACTAG